The nucleotide window GGCAAGGAAGCAAAGGAGAGTCCTAGAAGGATCAGCAATCCTGAGGATTCGGTTATACAAAGGAGCTTAGATTGATGATGAACAAAACAGGCATGGGCAAAACGATAATGATCATTGCATTGGGGGTTGTTGTCGTTTTGGGCGGAATCGGGTTCATGGCGTTCAAATCCAAAGGGGACGCGAAAGATGCAAAAGCAGTGAAACTCCCAACAACTGAAATGGAGCTTGGGGACTTTGTCGTCAATCTTGCCGATACATCGCAGGTAAGGTATCTGAAAACGACCGTGGTTCTTGCAGTAGAGGGAGCGAAGGCTAGTGGTGGTGGAGAAGGCGAATCAGGCGGAGCTGACGCTCGCATCAGAGACGCTGTCATAGAAGTGCTCAGCAGCAAGACATTTGCTCAATTATCTCAGCCGAATGGCAAGGAAAAACTGAAGAAAGATATAATCGCGGCTGTCAACGAACGCCTCGAAGAAGGCAAGGCCGTGGAAGTATATTTTAATGAATTCGCAATGCAGTAGGCATATAGCTCAGGAGGTGAAGATATGGGAGACGAAGTAATTTCTCAAGCCGAAATAGAGGCTTTAATAAGTGGCGCTGCACAAGCCAATGCTCAAGCAGATGGTGAACAGGCAGCGGATGCATCATCTGCAGCGCCGGAGCCTGAAAAGGTGGAAGCAGCGCCTGCTGCAGCGGCGGAGCCGGTGATAACGGTCAGTTCCGCGCCTGAGCCGGCAGTGCGTGCCGCAGCTTTTGCGCCGGTGGCTTCTGTTTCGGGTCCCGAACCCCGAAATGGTGTTGAATTGATAATGGATGTCCGGCTTAATGTGGCTGTCGAACTAGGCAGATCGACACTATCGGTGCGTGAAATATTGGCGTTGGGTCCGGGCAGGGTTGTTGAACTGGACAAGCATGCCGGCGAGCCGGTCGAGGTTGTCATTAACAACAAGACTGTTGCGCGCGGAGAAGTCGTTGTGATAGATGAGAACTTCGGTGTAAGGATAACCGAGATTGTCGGGGCAAATGAAAGGCATATCAATGCTAAGGCTGCTTAAAATAGCTGGCATAGTTCTTGCTGTGATCATGCTGCTTGCAGTAGCTGTGCCTTGCGTGGCTTCTAAGCCTGATGTGAAGAAGTCAGACAAGAGCTCGTCTCAAACGACAGTCGCGAAAGCAAATAGTGGAGAGCAGGACTTTCTTGCGTCGCTGGAATCGGCGAACAAGGAACCTTCGGATGAAAAAGAGGCTCCTGTTTATGTTACGGCCTTGAGTTTCATCTTCAAGCTGGCATTGGTGCTGGCTCTGGCCTATGGGACAGTCGTTGTCTTGAAGAAGTTTACGAACTTCAAGTCAACAATGGGTGCAAGTCAGGGACGGATAAGGGTCATCGAGCATTCCGCACTCGGAGCGAACAAGTCACTTCATCTTGTGGCGGTCGGCTCTAAGAGACTTCTGGTGGCATCGACCGCAAACCAGATCAGTCTGGTTGCGGAGCTTGACCCCGAAGAAGTTACTGAGACTGATGCAAATGTCCCCACCGGCGGCGAGCCGGCAGGCGGGTTTAAGGAACAGCTATCGATGTTTCTTGGCAACAAGACAGACACGACTGAGAGCGCAAAAACCGTCGCTCAAATGCTGAGGGAATCCAGTTCGTTTCTGCAAGACAAGGTGAGGGAAGTAGGATGCTTCCGAAGGACTTTTAGGGATGTCTGAGTTTCGCTCTACACAAATAGCAAAACGTATTACAGCCGTCATTCCGAGGAGGAACAACAAGGAATCTGCTGTTAAGGATATAAAAAGGCAAATATCCCGCATCGCTCGAAATGAGCAAGCGATCGTTGTGTTATTTGTATTGATGGTTGCGTGCCTTGTATTCGCTAGTGCGCCCTGCTTTGCTCAAAGCGGAACACCTGTGCCAAAGATAGACATAGGTGTGGGAAGCGCAAAAAGCCCCGAAGAGGTATCTAGTAGTCTGCAGATACTGTTTATATTGACCATTCTATCCCTTGCTCCTGCGCTGCTGATCATGCTGACATCATTCACACGGATTATTATCGTGCTCTCATTTACACGCAGTGCAATAGGCTCTGCTCAAGTCCCGCCCAACTCGGTTCTGGTCGGCCTTGCATTATTTCTGACATTCTTTACTATGGCTCCTGTGTGGCAGCAAGTTAATACAACCGCGCTTCAGCCATATATGAATCATAAGATATCGTTTGATAAGGCGACAAGCAATGCCACAGGCCCTATTAAGGACTTTATGCTGAAGCAGACCCGTCCAAAGGATATTGGCTTGTTTATTAACCTGTCGAAGTCGCCAAGACCGCATACTAAAGACGATCTGCAGATGCATGTGCTCATTCCTGCATTTCTAATCAGCGAACTCAAGACAGCTTTTACCATCGGTTTCGTAATCTTTATCCCATTCTTGGTAATCGACATGGTTGTCTCCGTGACTCTGATGTCGATGGGTATGATGATGCTGCCGCCGGTAATGATATCACTGCCTTTTAAGATACTGCTGTTCGTGCTTGTAGACGGCTGGCACCTCATAGTTCGCTCGCTTGCTCTGAGTTTCCACTAGCTCGTTTTTTATATCTTGTTTTTGATGGTCCGGGTCTAGGCCCGGACTTTTTACTGTACGCCTTATAGCTGCCCCAAGACACCCTGGCCCGAAAATTGCTATAACCACGTCTGGTGCAATTCGTAATGCACAACTAATAACTCACAACGGAGTAAGTAAATGACTGATGCCGGAGTTCTTGATCTAGCACAGCGCGCGGTTATGATAGCGCTTATGATATGCGCGCCGGCTTTGGGTCTGGGAATGGTTGTAGGTCTGGTGGTGAGCGTGTTTCAGGCTGCTACTCAGATTCAAGAGATGACACTTACATTTGTGCCGAAGATACTTGCTGTCGTGACTGCGCTTGTGGTCTTTGGGCCATGGATGCTCAGGAGCATGGTGTCTTTCACAACTAAACTATTCGTCAGTCTTCCCAATCTGGTGCACTGACCGTCTTTGCGTCTAAATGTCATAACGTTCCACGTCTAATCTCGACGTTATGACGCACGACGCAGTGACGTTGTGACTCAATAATTATGGATATCCTCGGATTTGGTATAGCTCAAATATTGACCTTTCTGCTTGTGCTTGCGCGAGTGGGTGGTATATTCACGTCAGCGCCCATATTCGGCAATACGAATGTGGCGCCGATGGTGCGTATCTGCATCGCGCTGGCGCTTACATTTGTGTTTTTGCCGATGGCGCAGCCCTGGAGCGCATCATTCGATCTGCTGCCGTTCTTTTTTGCGATTATAAAGGAGGCTATGATCGGAGTGTTGATGGGCTTTCTAGCTTCATTGATGTTTGCAGCGATTCAGATGGCCGGAGCCTATATCGACCTTTCGATGGGTTTTGGATTTGCGCAAGTAGTTGACCCGATGACCAAAGAGCAGAACGCTGTGCTCGGCCAGCTTCAAAACCTGGCAGCCACACTTGTTTTTCTTGCGGTGAACGGACATCACATAATGATAAGGGGCCTTGCGGATAGTTTTGCGATACTGCCTCTAGGCCAAATGGGTTTTTCACCGGAGACTGGTGCCGGTATGATGCAAATATTCGGAACGATCTTCCTTGCTGCTTTGAGGATAGCGGCTCCGGTTGTTGGGGCAATCTTCCTCACTGATGTCGCACTGGGTATTCTTGCCCGCACCGTTCCCCAACTCAATGTATTTGTCGTGGGCTTCCCGGCAAAGCTTACTGTTGGCCTTGTTGCAATGATGGCTGTGCTGCCGATAGCGGTGGGTGTAATGGTCGGTTTGTTTAGTGGAATGCATGGCGACATTATCGCTCTGCTGAAGCATTTGAAGGTATAGCGGATGGGACTTGAGGACAAAACCGAGTCGGCGACCCCCCGTAGGCGGCAAGAAGCTCGTGAAGAGGGACGCGTTGCGCGCAGTGTGGAGCTAAACTCGGCATTAATCTTACTTACGTCGCTGATTATCTTGCGCGTGACCGGTCCTATGGTCGTCGACAGACTTCGCGGCGTGGCAGTTGAATCATTTACTCGTTTTCCGACACATGATCTCGTGATTGGCGACGTCAGCTCACGGGTGGTACGGTTATTGCTGGCAATAGGCCCGGCGATTGCTCCTTTGGTATTAGGTGTGGCCGTTATCGGATTTGTGGCGAATGTACTACAGGTTGGGCTGACTATATCAGGCAAAGCGCTGCAGTTCAAGGCTGAGAGGCTGAACCCGCTCTCCGGTATAACCCGAATGTTTTCGATGCAGGCCGGGGTAGAACTGGCAAAGTCTGTAGCAAAGATTGCAATTATAGGATATATTGTTTTCTCATTTATTCGAGACAAATATACAGAGATCGCAAGTTTGACTGGCGCCGGATATTTTACAACTTGTTCTGTTATCGGACAACTCGTATGGCAGGTGCTTCTTCGAGCGGCGATTGCACTGTTTATCATCGCCGCGCTTGACTATATGTTCCAGCGTCATCAGCTCGAAAAGAGCATAAAAATGACTAAGCAGGAAGTCAAGGAAGACTTAAAACGGTCTGAAGGAGACCCGCTGATTAAGAGCAAGATCCGTCAAAAGCAGCGCCAGATGTCTCAGCGGAGAATGATGCGCGAGGTGCCTAAAGCGGATGTTGTCGTTACCAACCCGACGCATTTTGCGGTTGCTCT belongs to Armatimonadota bacterium and includes:
- a CDS encoding flagellar basal body-associated FliL family protein; the protein is MMNKTGMGKTIMIIALGVVVVLGGIGFMAFKSKGDAKDAKAVKLPTTEMELGDFVVNLADTSQVRYLKTTVVLAVEGAKASGGGEGESGGADARIRDAVIEVLSSKTFAQLSQPNGKEKLKKDIIAAVNERLEEGKAVEVYFNEFAMQ
- the fliN gene encoding flagellar motor switch protein FliN; the encoded protein is MGDEVISQAEIEALISGAAQANAQADGEQAADASSAAPEPEKVEAAPAAAAEPVITVSSAPEPAVRAAAFAPVASVSGPEPRNGVELIMDVRLNVAVELGRSTLSVREILALGPGRVVELDKHAGEPVEVVINNKTVARGEVVVIDENFGVRITEIVGANERHINAKAA
- the fliO gene encoding flagellar biosynthetic protein FliO, producing MKGISMLRLLKIAGIVLAVIMLLAVAVPCVASKPDVKKSDKSSSQTTVAKANSGEQDFLASLESANKEPSDEKEAPVYVTALSFIFKLALVLALAYGTVVVLKKFTNFKSTMGASQGRIRVIEHSALGANKSLHLVAVGSKRLLVASTANQISLVAELDPEEVTETDANVPTGGEPAGGFKEQLSMFLGNKTDTTESAKTVAQMLRESSSFLQDKVREVGCFRRTFRDV
- the fliP gene encoding flagellar type III secretion system pore protein FliP (The bacterial flagellar biogenesis protein FliP forms a type III secretion system (T3SS)-type pore required for flagellar assembly.) produces the protein MVACLVFASAPCFAQSGTPVPKIDIGVGSAKSPEEVSSSLQILFILTILSLAPALLIMLTSFTRIIIVLSFTRSAIGSAQVPPNSVLVGLALFLTFFTMAPVWQQVNTTALQPYMNHKISFDKATSNATGPIKDFMLKQTRPKDIGLFINLSKSPRPHTKDDLQMHVLIPAFLISELKTAFTIGFVIFIPFLVIDMVVSVTLMSMGMMMLPPVMISLPFKILLFVLVDGWHLIVRSLALSFH
- the fliQ gene encoding flagellar biosynthesis protein FliQ, with amino-acid sequence MTDAGVLDLAQRAVMIALMICAPALGLGMVVGLVVSVFQAATQIQEMTLTFVPKILAVVTALVVFGPWMLRSMVSFTTKLFVSLPNLVH
- the fliR gene encoding flagellar biosynthetic protein FliR, whose amino-acid sequence is MDILGFGIAQILTFLLVLARVGGIFTSAPIFGNTNVAPMVRICIALALTFVFLPMAQPWSASFDLLPFFFAIIKEAMIGVLMGFLASLMFAAIQMAGAYIDLSMGFGFAQVVDPMTKEQNAVLGQLQNLAATLVFLAVNGHHIMIRGLADSFAILPLGQMGFSPETGAGMMQIFGTIFLAALRIAAPVVGAIFLTDVALGILARTVPQLNVFVVGFPAKLTVGLVAMMAVLPIAVGVMVGLFSGMHGDIIALLKHLKV
- the flhB gene encoding flagellar biosynthesis protein FlhB, with amino-acid sequence MGLEDKTESATPRRRQEAREEGRVARSVELNSALILLTSLIILRVTGPMVVDRLRGVAVESFTRFPTHDLVIGDVSSRVVRLLLAIGPAIAPLVLGVAVIGFVANVLQVGLTISGKALQFKAERLNPLSGITRMFSMQAGVELAKSVAKIAIIGYIVFSFIRDKYTEIASLTGAGYFTTCSVIGQLVWQVLLRAAIALFIIAALDYMFQRHQLEKSIKMTKQEVKEDLKRSEGDPLIKSKIRQKQRQMSQRRMMREVPKADVVVTNPTHFAVALKYDSERGSAPIVVAKGQDLIAKRIKEIAGENNVPIVENVQLARALYASVEIGDEIPAELYQAVAEILAYVYKLSKKLAR